Proteins from a genomic interval of Amycolatopsis sp. cg13:
- a CDS encoding DUF1707 domain-containing protein, which yields MDDKIPARLRASDGDRERVAETIQAAGSEGRLTLEEVEERLRAVYAVRYTDELGELTSDLPRPEPVRPRGGGWPLTRTALRDHPALRVHLGIVVVLATLLIVRWAVGGALFFWPAMPLFWLFISLVLHARVRAFRRRPGTPVPY from the coding sequence ATGGACGACAAGATTCCCGCCCGGCTGAGGGCTTCCGACGGCGACCGCGAGCGCGTCGCCGAGACCATCCAGGCCGCCGGTTCCGAAGGACGGCTCACTCTCGAAGAGGTGGAAGAGCGGCTGCGCGCGGTCTACGCCGTCCGCTATACCGACGAGCTCGGCGAACTCACCTCAGATCTTCCCCGCCCGGAGCCAGTACGGCCGCGCGGCGGCGGCTGGCCGCTCACCCGAACCGCCTTGCGCGACCATCCGGCGTTGCGCGTTCATCTCGGGATCGTCGTGGTGCTCGCGACCTTGCTGATCGTCCGCTGGGCCGTCGGCGGCGCACTGTTCTTCTGGCCCGCGATGCCGTTGTTCTGGCTGTTCATCAGCCTTGTGCTGCACGCGCGGGTGCGGGCGTTCCGGCGGCGACCGGGTACGCCTGTGCCATACTGA
- a CDS encoding chorismate mutase yields MNAQTQNADGQPSEHTSAGEDISSLREEIDFLDSEILRLVKRRVEVSKTIGAARMAAGGTKIVYNREMDVLARYRELGPEGRQLAMLLLNLGRGRLGR; encoded by the coding sequence ATGAACGCGCAGACGCAGAACGCCGACGGACAGCCTTCCGAACACACGTCGGCGGGCGAAGACATCTCGTCGCTTCGCGAGGAGATCGACTTCCTCGACTCCGAAATCCTCCGGCTCGTGAAGCGCCGGGTAGAGGTGTCGAAGACCATCGGCGCGGCCCGGATGGCCGCGGGCGGCACGAAAATCGTCTACAACCGCGAGATGGACGTGCTGGCGCGCTACCGCGAACTGGGCCCGGAGGGCCGTCAGCTCGCGATGCTGCTGCTGAACCTCGGCCGCGGCAGGCTGGGCCGCTGA
- a CDS encoding protein kinase: MSDEGRLVADRYRIVGKIGSGAMGAVWRAHDEVLGRTVAIKQLLLQPGLENHEAEDARQRTMREGRIAARLHHPNAITVFDVVTDDNGQPCLIMEYLASTSLAQVLQEKGTLPPLEVARIGAQIAAALREAHAVGIVHRDIKPGNILLAGNGTVKITDFGISRAKDDVTVTKTGMIAGTPAYLAPEVAIGGDPGPESDVFSLGSTLYAACEGQPPFGLSENTLSLLHAVAAGQINPPRQSGPLASVLAVLLHPETQHRPTADECEELLSAVARGETPLGGPDGDTMMASSSGTLGAAALGAAGGAAAAGLLHHDDEQGHSGTLLDDPGVTQQYDPSAQQYYGEDPYPPGSGYPEDDYDDHGYHQDGYQEPPLYGDPSRNGLAATRAVPVPEHYEDDPYDEEPAPRTRVVQTAPEDDEDEKPGAWKKPALIGGVVVIGLVALGVWLLTPGNPPDASQPAPPASSSAVAPTSVTQPPSEATTTSPPTSSRESATRETQSTRHSRRSTTAEDTPTQDQPSQTRVSPSSSATKPKPPETSPTAPTTGPSS; encoded by the coding sequence GTGAGCGACGAGGGTCGTCTGGTCGCCGACCGGTACCGGATCGTCGGAAAGATCGGTTCCGGCGCGATGGGAGCCGTCTGGCGCGCCCACGACGAGGTGCTGGGCCGTACGGTCGCCATCAAGCAGCTTCTTCTCCAGCCAGGGCTGGAGAACCACGAGGCGGAGGACGCCCGGCAGCGCACCATGCGCGAGGGCCGGATCGCCGCGCGGCTGCACCACCCGAACGCGATCACCGTGTTCGACGTCGTCACCGACGACAACGGCCAGCCCTGCCTGATCATGGAATACCTGGCTTCCACCAGCCTGGCGCAGGTGCTGCAGGAAAAGGGCACCTTGCCGCCGCTGGAGGTCGCGCGGATCGGCGCGCAGATCGCCGCCGCGCTGCGCGAGGCGCACGCGGTCGGCATCGTGCACCGCGACATCAAGCCGGGCAACATCCTGCTCGCCGGCAACGGCACCGTGAAGATCACCGACTTCGGCATCTCGCGGGCCAAGGACGACGTCACGGTCACCAAGACCGGGATGATCGCGGGCACCCCCGCTTACCTGGCCCCCGAGGTCGCGATTGGCGGCGACCCCGGCCCCGAGTCGGACGTCTTCTCGCTCGGCTCCACGCTGTACGCCGCCTGCGAGGGGCAGCCGCCGTTCGGCCTGTCCGAGAACACACTGAGCCTGCTGCACGCGGTCGCCGCCGGGCAGATCAATCCGCCGCGGCAGTCCGGTCCGCTGGCGAGCGTGCTCGCGGTGTTGCTGCACCCGGAGACTCAGCACCGGCCCACCGCCGACGAATGCGAGGAGCTGCTGTCCGCGGTCGCGCGCGGCGAGACCCCGCTCGGCGGCCCGGACGGCGACACGATGATGGCCTCGTCCTCGGGCACTCTCGGCGCGGCCGCGCTCGGTGCGGCGGGCGGCGCGGCAGCGGCCGGTCTGCTGCACCACGACGACGAGCAGGGCCACTCCGGCACGCTGCTCGACGACCCGGGCGTCACGCAGCAGTACGACCCGAGCGCGCAGCAGTACTACGGCGAGGACCCGTACCCGCCGGGCTCCGGTTACCCGGAGGACGACTACGACGACCACGGCTACCACCAGGACGGCTACCAGGAACCGCCGCTCTACGGCGACCCGAGCCGCAACGGACTCGCCGCCACGCGCGCGGTCCCGGTGCCCGAGCACTACGAGGACGACCCGTACGACGAGGAACCCGCGCCTCGCACCCGGGTGGTGCAGACCGCGCCCGAGGACGACGAAGACGAGAAGCCCGGCGCTTGGAAGAAGCCCGCGCTGATCGGCGGCGTCGTGGTGATCGGCCTGGTCGCGCTGGGCGTGTGGCTGCTGACCCCGGGCAATCCGCCGGACGCCTCGCAGCCGGCTCCGCCCGCTTCGTCGTCCGCGGTCGCGCCGACGTCCGTCACACAGCCGCCTTCGGAAGCAACCACTACGTCCCCGCCTACGTCTTCCCGGGAAAGCGCGACCCGCGAGACCCAGTCGACGCGGCACTCGCGGCGGTCTACTACGGCGGAGGACACTCCGACGCAGGATCAGCCGTCGCAGACGCGGGTGTCTCCGTCGTCGTCGGCGACTAAGCCGAAGCCGCCGGAGACCTCGCCCACCGCACCGACGACTGGCCCGTCCAGCTAG
- a CDS encoding serine/threonine-protein kinase, protein MSSEGSIVGERYRLDQPIGRGRAGIVWLAFDTRLFRTVAVKRMYLPVGLPPERAEQARAMAMEEGKAAARIDHPCAITVYDVLPDGQDVWLVMEYIPSRGMSVFLAEHGRLTPEQAAFLGIQLGDAMASIHSAGIVHRTLEPNTVLLADDGSVKLTDIGITGGGPHAAYRAPEVTRGAPPSAAADVFSLGATLYTAVEGVPPFGDDGQSPERPAENAGPLAGALQKMLRADPAARPTMDDTVHALKAITVGREQTAFIPPTAPALPTVPASRPVPTQQPNLPEVTQQIQPDATQHILPPQQPPMPAQQPAPLMQLPVQQVPQAPAPPQPMQQQAMQQPTARYTPTPAQQAASAQAVREKAAARRRLILTIAAILCAILIGIGVSQLLFV, encoded by the coding sequence TTGAGTTCAGAAGGCAGCATCGTCGGCGAGCGGTACCGGCTCGACCAGCCGATCGGGCGCGGCCGCGCGGGCATCGTGTGGCTCGCGTTCGACACGCGGCTGTTCCGGACCGTCGCCGTCAAACGCATGTACCTGCCCGTCGGGCTGCCGCCGGAGCGCGCCGAACAGGCGCGCGCGATGGCGATGGAAGAGGGCAAGGCCGCGGCCCGGATCGACCATCCGTGCGCGATCACGGTGTACGACGTGCTGCCGGACGGCCAGGACGTGTGGCTGGTGATGGAGTACATCCCGTCGCGCGGGATGTCGGTGTTCCTCGCCGAGCACGGCCGCCTCACCCCGGAGCAGGCCGCGTTCCTGGGCATTCAGCTCGGCGACGCGATGGCGTCGATCCACTCGGCGGGCATCGTCCACCGCACGCTCGAACCGAACACCGTGCTGCTCGCGGACGACGGCAGCGTCAAGCTGACCGACATCGGCATCACCGGCGGCGGCCCGCACGCCGCTTACCGGGCGCCTGAGGTCACCCGAGGCGCTCCTCCGTCGGCAGCTGCAGACGTGTTCTCACTGGGCGCGACGCTGTACACCGCGGTCGAAGGCGTGCCGCCGTTCGGCGACGACGGTCAGTCCCCGGAACGACCTGCCGAGAATGCGGGCCCGCTCGCTGGGGCGTTGCAGAAGATGCTGCGCGCCGACCCGGCGGCCCGGCCGACCATGGACGACACCGTGCACGCGCTGAAGGCGATCACCGTCGGACGCGAGCAGACCGCGTTCATTCCGCCGACCGCGCCCGCGCTGCCGACCGTTCCGGCGTCGCGGCCGGTGCCGACGCAGCAGCCGAATCTGCCCGAGGTCACGCAGCAGATCCAGCCGGACGCCACCCAGCACATCCTGCCGCCGCAGCAGCCGCCGATGCCCGCGCAGCAACCGGCTCCGCTCATGCAGCTTCCGGTCCAGCAGGTGCCGCAGGCTCCCGCTCCGCCGCAGCCGATGCAGCAGCAAGCGATGCAGCAGCCGACCGCCCGCTACACGCCCACCCCGGCGCAGCAGGCCGCGTCCGCGCAGGCCGTTCGCGAGAAGGCGGCCGCGCGACGGCGGCTCATCCTGACCATCGCGGCCATCCTGTGCGCGATCCTGATCGGGATCGGCGTTTCGCAGCTGCTGTTCGTCTGA
- a CDS encoding LysR family transcriptional regulator — translation MLDVRRMQVLRAVITSGSITAAARNLGYTPSAVSQQLAVLEREAGTPLLERVGRGVQPTPAGTLLSEHAETLSAELARAEAALTELKEGRTGKLAIRYFATAGATMVPYAVAALRREHPGVWLDLKLIDPGDPLTEVEEGRADLAIIVYPRPSEPGRGIELVPLLDDPYRAVLPRAHRLARKRVLDLTDLADEPWVGVDPIPGACRAILEGACASAGFHPNVVVESEDYPSAQGFIAAGLGVGLVPELGLGTPHPGVVVRRVRNPQPSRHIHAAVAARVAGSPAVQTFLEAMQEATENVA, via the coding sequence ATGCTCGATGTACGGCGCATGCAGGTGCTGCGCGCGGTGATCACGAGCGGTTCGATCACTGCAGCGGCAAGGAATCTCGGGTACACGCCGTCGGCGGTCAGCCAGCAGCTGGCGGTGCTCGAACGCGAAGCGGGCACGCCGTTGCTGGAACGCGTCGGCCGCGGTGTCCAGCCGACCCCGGCCGGGACGCTGCTGTCCGAACACGCCGAGACGCTCAGCGCGGAGCTGGCCCGAGCCGAGGCCGCGCTCACCGAGCTGAAGGAAGGCCGCACCGGCAAGCTCGCCATCCGCTACTTCGCCACGGCGGGCGCGACGATGGTGCCGTACGCGGTGGCCGCGCTGCGTCGCGAGCATCCCGGCGTGTGGCTCGATCTCAAGCTCATCGACCCGGGCGATCCGCTCACCGAGGTCGAAGAAGGCCGCGCTGACCTGGCGATCATCGTGTACCCCAGGCCATCGGAGCCGGGCCGGGGCATCGAGCTGGTACCGCTGCTGGACGATCCGTACCGCGCGGTGCTGCCGCGTGCGCATCGGCTGGCTCGCAAGAGGGTTCTCGACCTGACCGACCTCGCCGACGAACCGTGGGTCGGCGTCGATCCGATCCCCGGCGCGTGCCGGGCGATCCTGGAAGGTGCCTGCGCGTCGGCGGGTTTCCACCCGAACGTCGTGGTCGAGTCCGAGGACTATCCGTCGGCACAAGGATTCATCGCGGCCGGGCTCGGTGTCGGGCTGGTCCCGGAGCTAGGGCTGGGCACGCCGCATCCGGGCGTGGTGGTGCGCCGCGTCCGCAATCCGCAGCCGAGCAGGCACATTCACGCGGCGGTGGCCGCACGGGTCGCGGGCAGTCCTGCCGTGCAGACGTTCCTCGAAGCCATGCAAGAGGCGACCGAGAACGTCGCCTGA
- a CDS encoding DMT family transporter: MGETKTLLRIAALALMWGSSFFWIKLGLEALSPVQLVLARLVLGAVVLLALCLIGRRSLPSRRSTWGHLLVAAFFHNALPFLLFAVGETTVDSGITGVLNSTTPLWVLVAAPFLGAANRMTATRIAGLVIGLGGILLIFAPWQASGLLSWGALACLAAAASYGFAFVYEGRYLSNTGSSPYAIAAGQMLLATGFLVLAMPFGGLTPVHLSPVAVIAVVILGLGSTGIAFALNYQLLASEGAVAASVVGYLLPVVSVLLGAVFLHEQLNLRVIAGMLVVLVGVALTRLQRKPAVAPEEELTPA, translated from the coding sequence GTGGGCGAGACGAAGACGCTGCTGAGGATCGCGGCGCTCGCGTTGATGTGGGGATCGAGCTTTTTCTGGATCAAACTCGGGCTCGAAGCGCTTTCTCCCGTGCAGCTGGTGCTCGCGCGGCTCGTGCTGGGCGCCGTGGTGCTGCTGGCACTGTGCCTGATCGGGCGGCGGAGCCTGCCGTCGCGACGGAGCACCTGGGGACACCTGCTCGTCGCGGCGTTCTTCCACAATGCCTTGCCATTCCTGCTTTTCGCGGTCGGCGAGACCACTGTGGACTCTGGCATCACCGGGGTGCTGAACTCCACCACCCCGCTCTGGGTGCTCGTGGCGGCCCCGTTCCTCGGGGCGGCGAACCGGATGACCGCGACGCGGATCGCGGGTCTGGTGATCGGGCTCGGCGGGATCCTGCTGATTTTCGCGCCGTGGCAGGCGTCCGGGCTGCTCAGCTGGGGCGCGCTGGCCTGCCTAGCCGCGGCGGCGAGCTACGGGTTCGCATTCGTCTACGAAGGACGGTACCTGTCGAACACCGGCTCCTCGCCGTACGCGATCGCCGCCGGGCAAATGCTGCTGGCGACTGGGTTTCTGGTGCTGGCCATGCCGTTCGGCGGCCTCACGCCGGTGCACCTGAGCCCGGTCGCGGTGATCGCGGTGGTGATCCTCGGCCTCGGATCGACCGGGATCGCGTTCGCGCTCAACTACCAGCTGCTGGCGAGCGAAGGCGCGGTGGCCGCGTCGGTGGTCGGCTATCTGCTGCCGGTGGTGTCGGTGCTGCTGGGCGCGGTGTTCCTGCACGAGCAGCTGAATCTGCGCGTGATCGCGGGCATGCTCGTGGTGCTCGTCGGCGTCGCGCTGACCCGGTTGCAGCGCAAACCGGCGGTGGCTCCGGAAGAAGAACTGACTCCGGCTTAG
- a CDS encoding response regulator → MTESQREPVKVFLVDDHALFRAGVRTELDSITDEVQVVGEAGSVAEAVAGIVRTSPQVVLLDVHMPDGGGAEVLRRVRPELPDVVFLALSVSDAAEDVIAVIRAGARGYVTKTISSKELVRAVVRVADGDAVFSPRLAGFVLDAFADRPGSAPINDPELDLLTPRERDVLRLLARGYAYKEIASELFISVKTVETHVSSVLRKTQLSNRYELSRWASDRRLV, encoded by the coding sequence GTGACGGAGAGCCAGCGGGAACCGGTCAAGGTCTTCCTCGTGGACGACCACGCGTTGTTCCGCGCGGGAGTGCGCACGGAGCTGGATTCGATCACCGACGAGGTGCAGGTGGTCGGCGAGGCCGGGTCGGTCGCCGAAGCGGTCGCCGGCATCGTGCGCACCAGTCCGCAGGTCGTCCTGCTCGACGTCCACATGCCCGACGGCGGCGGCGCCGAGGTGCTCCGCCGCGTTCGCCCGGAGCTGCCGGACGTCGTGTTCCTCGCGCTGTCGGTGTCCGACGCCGCCGAGGACGTCATCGCGGTCATCCGCGCCGGCGCGCGCGGGTACGTCACCAAGACGATCTCGTCGAAGGAACTCGTCCGCGCGGTGGTCCGGGTTGCCGACGGCGACGCCGTGTTTTCCCCGCGCCTGGCCGGTTTCGTCCTCGACGCCTTCGCCGACCGTCCCGGCTCCGCGCCGATCAACGACCCCGAACTCGACCTGCTCACCCCGCGCGAGCGCGACGTCCTGCGCCTGCTCGCCCGCGGTTACGCGTACAAGGAAATCGCGTCCGAGCTGTTCATCTCGGTGAAGACGGTCGAGACGCACGTGTCGAGCGTCCTGCGCAAGACCCAGCTGTCCAACCGCTACGAGCTGTCCCGCTGGGCCTCGGACCGCCGCCTCGTCTAA
- a CDS encoding PspC domain-containing protein, translating to MEVAEPEPRPKMYRRRSGRAVAGVASGLADHLGVPVVWVRVVFALLAALNGAGLLAYGLLWVFVPQSSEESETAPKARDRQQAYGLIALGIGLAIASSTLTGAIRGWVAVPLALAALGAAVVWREADESQRRRWRVGARDGLVGEGGRLAAIVRILAGVALVATGIGFVVFASGDFDQVKFALIAVLATLIGVAVLTVPFWLRLVRDLGEERQARIRTDERAEIAAHLHDSVLQTLALIQRQADQPAEVARLARGQERELRGWLYGPGGYGKPSEKRTKEEEEGTRQQLSEALAAACGEVEDQFAISVGQVVVGDAELNPPLTALVQAAREAIVNAAKHAGVDEVSVFAEVEPTEVTVFVRDRGKGFDPDVVPADRHGLADSIRGRMERHGGTCKLRTAPGEGTEVQLAMPVKASKGVA from the coding sequence ATGGAGGTCGCCGAACCCGAACCGCGGCCCAAGATGTACCGGCGGCGCTCCGGGCGGGCCGTCGCGGGCGTCGCGAGCGGGCTCGCCGACCACCTCGGGGTTCCGGTCGTCTGGGTCCGCGTCGTGTTCGCGCTGCTGGCCGCGCTCAACGGGGCCGGGCTGCTCGCGTACGGCCTGCTCTGGGTGTTCGTGCCGCAGAGCTCCGAGGAAAGCGAGACCGCGCCCAAGGCCCGCGACCGGCAGCAGGCCTACGGGCTGATCGCGCTCGGCATCGGGCTCGCGATCGCCAGCAGCACGCTCACGGGTGCCATCCGCGGCTGGGTCGCGGTGCCGCTCGCGCTCGCCGCGCTCGGTGCGGCGGTCGTCTGGCGGGAGGCGGACGAGTCGCAGCGGCGGCGCTGGCGCGTCGGGGCCCGCGACGGCCTGGTCGGCGAGGGCGGTCGGCTCGCGGCGATCGTCCGGATCCTCGCCGGGGTCGCGCTGGTGGCCACCGGCATCGGCTTCGTCGTGTTCGCCAGCGGTGACTTCGACCAGGTCAAGTTCGCCCTGATCGCGGTGCTCGCGACGCTGATCGGCGTCGCCGTCCTCACCGTTCCGTTCTGGCTGCGGCTGGTCCGAGACCTCGGCGAGGAACGCCAGGCCCGCATCCGCACCGACGAACGCGCCGAGATCGCCGCGCACTTGCACGACTCCGTCCTGCAGACCCTCGCGCTGATCCAACGCCAGGCCGACCAGCCCGCCGAGGTCGCCCGCCTTGCCCGCGGCCAGGAACGCGAGCTGCGCGGCTGGCTGTACGGCCCCGGCGGCTACGGCAAGCCCAGCGAGAAGCGGACCAAGGAAGAGGAAGAAGGCACCCGCCAGCAGCTGTCCGAGGCGCTCGCCGCGGCGTGCGGCGAGGTCGAGGACCAGTTCGCGATTTCGGTCGGCCAGGTCGTGGTCGGCGACGCCGAGCTGAACCCGCCGCTCACCGCGCTCGTGCAGGCGGCCCGCGAAGCGATCGTCAACGCGGCCAAGCACGCCGGCGTTGACGAGGTCAGCGTGTTCGCCGAGGTCGAGCCCACCGAGGTGACCGTGTTCGTGCGCGACCGAGGCAAGGGCTTCGACCCGGACGTCGTTCCCGCCGACCGGCACGGCCTCGCCGACTCGATCCGCGGCCGGATGGAACGCCACGGCGGCACCTGCAAGCTGCGCACCGCGCCCGGCGAGGGCACCGAAGTCCAGCTCGCCATGCCGGTGAAAGCGAGCAAAGGGGTGGCGTGA
- a CDS encoding DUF3558 family protein produces MTKTRRTIGALGVTTLALVGAAACSNPVDGAATPTTSALAAASSPASSSGNPFASLDQCQLLDQILAGQGFPPAQPSVADSNRSCRSAKKSQNAATDPAAEVGIALQNGQKYTDNIQNPSSAHNGNIDGRKLIEQRDLLGSPGGCQVGMEVGPNARALVIVLISDDTQAACKKAEDVATALDKRLPRG; encoded by the coding sequence GTGACGAAGACTCGCCGAACCATCGGGGCACTCGGTGTCACCACGTTGGCCCTGGTTGGTGCAGCAGCCTGCAGCAACCCCGTTGACGGCGCGGCAACGCCGACCACATCCGCCCTCGCGGCAGCCAGCAGTCCCGCTTCGAGTTCCGGCAACCCGTTCGCTTCACTGGACCAATGCCAGCTGCTCGATCAAATCCTGGCCGGCCAGGGGTTCCCGCCGGCGCAACCCTCCGTCGCGGACTCAAACCGAAGCTGCCGATCAGCGAAAAAATCCCAAAACGCCGCGACGGACCCAGCGGCCGAAGTCGGGATCGCGCTTCAAAATGGCCAGAAGTACACGGACAACATTCAGAACCCCAGCTCCGCACACAATGGGAATATCGACGGCCGAAAGCTGATCGAACAACGCGACCTGCTGGGCTCTCCGGGCGGGTGCCAGGTAGGAATGGAGGTCGGGCCCAACGCCCGTGCTCTGGTGATCGTCCTGATCAGTGACGATACCCAGGCCGCCTGCAAAAAAGCCGAAGATGTCGCCACCGCTCTAGACAAGCGACTTCCGCGCGGCTGA
- a CDS encoding PspC domain-containing protein, giving the protein MSGANDVRPPRTNPLNGFEETVKDFWASRPRRPHSGRKVAGVAAGLGDRYGIDPVVIRVALAAATVFGGFGLVLYLLGWLFFPSEGDEVSGFEALIGRGQSSMTKAFAAVLTVAVIPVVGWTFGGGWFDGGGLIGFALLATCLYLLHRTRGQDNRPAPVVAFAADGTASGTGAFTMNSDTPTPAAAAPGWDPLAADPAGWDLPDPAAPPPPPPSGDYNDTAPRPPRRRSKIGAATLGVAVIVAGIGVALSLNGFDWFSLRHIIGMTLAVLGVGLVAGAFARGARGLIGLAIPLSIAGMVLTTSTFDNLDVRGGVGDLTATPRTAAELQPVYRHTAGNMKIDLTQLAASEPVTTTVSNGAGNTEVIVPRTADVTFTCENSAGEVDCLNRTSNGVGQPAISGTDNGDDNVGGQKITLHVTNGVGQVEVRRG; this is encoded by the coding sequence ATGAGTGGTGCGAACGACGTGCGGCCTCCCCGTACGAACCCCCTGAACGGGTTCGAGGAGACCGTCAAGGACTTCTGGGCCAGCAGGCCTCGGCGGCCGCACTCGGGGCGGAAGGTCGCTGGGGTCGCGGCTGGGCTGGGGGATCGCTACGGGATCGATCCGGTGGTGATTCGGGTCGCGTTGGCGGCGGCGACTGTTTTCGGGGGGTTCGGGCTGGTTCTTTACCTGCTCGGGTGGCTGTTCTTTCCTTCCGAGGGGGACGAGGTTTCCGGCTTCGAGGCGTTGATCGGGCGCGGGCAGTCGAGCATGACGAAGGCCTTCGCGGCCGTGCTCACCGTCGCGGTGATTCCGGTTGTCGGGTGGACCTTCGGCGGCGGCTGGTTCGACGGGGGCGGCCTGATCGGGTTCGCGTTGCTCGCCACGTGCCTTTATCTCCTGCACCGCACCCGCGGGCAGGACAACCGACCGGCGCCGGTCGTCGCGTTCGCGGCGGACGGAACCGCTTCCGGAACCGGAGCTTTCACGATGAACAGCGACACCCCGACTCCCGCGGCGGCGGCACCGGGCTGGGATCCGCTGGCCGCCGACCCGGCCGGCTGGGATCTGCCTGACCCGGCGGCGCCGCCACCGCCGCCTCCTAGCGGCGACTACAACGACACCGCGCCGAGGCCGCCGCGGCGACGGTCCAAGATCGGGGCCGCCACGCTCGGGGTCGCGGTGATCGTGGCCGGCATCGGGGTCGCGCTCTCGCTGAACGGGTTCGACTGGTTCTCGCTGCGGCACATCATCGGCATGACGCTCGCCGTGCTGGGCGTCGGGCTCGTGGCGGGTGCGTTCGCTCGCGGCGCCCGCGGCCTGATCGGGCTCGCGATCCCGCTGTCGATCGCCGGGATGGTGCTCACGACCAGCACGTTCGACAACCTCGACGTGCGCGGCGGCGTCGGCGACCTGACCGCCACCCCGCGTACCGCGGCCGAATTGCAGCCGGTTTACCGGCACACCGCGGGCAACATGAAGATCGACCTGACCCAGCTGGCCGCGAGCGAACCGGTCACCACCACGGTCTCCAACGGTGCCGGGAACACCGAGGTCATCGTGCCGCGCACCGCGGACGTGACCTTCACCTGCGAGAACAGCGCCGGTGAGGTCGACTGCCTGAACCGCACGTCCAACGGGGTCGGCCAGCCGGCCATCTCCGGGACCGACAACGGCGACGACAACGTCGGCGGACAGAAGATCACGCTCCACGTCACCAACGGCGTGGGCCAGGTGGAGGTGCGCCGTGGCTGA
- the guaA gene encoding glutamine-hydrolyzing GMP synthase, with the protein MATPTGPVLVMDFGAQYAQLIARRVREAQIFSEVVPSSATVEELLAKNPSAIILSGGPSSVYAEGAPAMDPKLVEAGVPILGICYGHQLLARALGGVVEPTGVREFGRTDVRIVGEGGVLHTGLPGHQTAWMSHNDSVTKAPEGSVVTASSDGAEVAGFEDVERRFAGVQYHPEVAHSPHGQEVLRRFLYEIAGVRPGWTTSSIVDEQVAAVAAQIGDGRAICGLSGGVDSAVAAALVQRAIGDRLTCVFVDHGLLRAGERTQVERDFVAATGVNLVTVDARERFLNALAGVTDPEQKRKIIGREFIRVFEQAERDLKAQGDYRFLVQGTLYPDVVESGGGEGTANIKSHHNVGGLPDDLQFELVEPLRLLFKDEVRRVGLELGLPETIVQRQPFPGPGLGIRIIGEVTADRLETLREADAIAREELTAAGLDQEIWQCPVVLLADVRSVGVQGDGRTYGHPIVLRPVSSEDAMTADWTRLPYEVLERISTRITNEVSEVNRVVLDVTSKPPGTIEWE; encoded by the coding sequence GTGGCCACTCCCACCGGTCCGGTACTCGTCATGGACTTCGGGGCGCAGTACGCGCAGCTGATCGCCCGTCGCGTGCGCGAGGCGCAGATCTTCTCCGAGGTCGTGCCGTCCAGCGCGACCGTCGAGGAGCTGCTCGCCAAGAACCCGTCCGCGATCATCCTGTCCGGCGGTCCGTCGAGCGTGTACGCCGAGGGCGCTCCCGCGATGGACCCGAAGCTGGTCGAGGCCGGCGTGCCGATCCTCGGCATTTGCTACGGCCACCAGCTGCTCGCCCGCGCGCTCGGCGGCGTCGTCGAGCCGACCGGCGTGCGCGAGTTCGGCCGTACTGACGTGCGGATCGTCGGCGAGGGCGGCGTCCTGCACACCGGGCTGCCCGGCCACCAGACGGCGTGGATGAGCCACAACGACAGCGTCACCAAGGCTCCGGAGGGCTCGGTCGTCACGGCCAGCTCCGACGGCGCCGAGGTCGCCGGTTTCGAGGACGTCGAACGGCGTTTCGCGGGCGTGCAGTACCACCCGGAGGTGGCGCACTCGCCGCACGGCCAGGAGGTGCTGCGCCGGTTCCTGTACGAGATCGCCGGCGTCCGGCCCGGCTGGACCACTTCGTCCATTGTGGACGAGCAGGTGGCTGCGGTCGCCGCGCAGATCGGCGACGGACGGGCGATCTGCGGCCTGTCCGGCGGCGTCGACTCCGCGGTCGCGGCCGCGCTCGTGCAGCGCGCCATCGGAGACCGGCTGACCTGCGTGTTCGTGGACCACGGCCTGCTGCGTGCGGGGGAGCGCACCCAGGTCGAGCGCGATTTCGTGGCCGCGACCGGCGTCAACCTGGTCACCGTGGACGCGCGCGAGCGGTTCCTGAACGCGCTCGCCGGCGTCACCGACCCGGAGCAGAAGCGCAAGATCATCGGCCGCGAGTTCATCCGCGTGTTCGAGCAGGCCGAGCGCGACCTCAAGGCGCAGGGCGACTACCGGTTCCTCGTGCAGGGCACGCTGTACCCGGACGTCGTCGAGTCCGGCGGCGGCGAGGGCACCGCGAACATCAAGAGCCACCACAACGTCGGCGGCCTGCCCGATGACCTGCAGTTCGAGCTGGTCGAACCGCTGCGACTGCTGTTCAAGGACGAGGTGCGCCGCGTCGGGCTCGAACTGGGGCTGCCGGAGACCATCGTGCAGCGCCAGCCGTTCCCCGGGCCGGGCCTGGGCATCCGGATCATCGGCGAGGTGACCGCGGACCGGCTGGAGACCCTGCGCGAGGCCGACGCGATCGCCCGCGAGGAGTTGACGGCGGCCGGGCTGGACCAGGAGATCTGGCAGTGCCCGGTGGTGCTGCTCGCGGACGTCCGCAGCGTCGGCGTCCAGGGCGACGGCCGCACTTATGGTCACCCGATCGTGCTGCGCCCGGTGTCGTCGGAGGACGCGATGACCGCCGACTGGACGCGGCTGCCGTACGAGGTGCTGGAGCGGATCTCGACCCGGATCACGAACGAGGTGTCCGAGGTCAACCGCGTGGTGCTGGACGTGACGAGCAAGCCGCCGGGCACCATCGAATGGGAATGA